The following are encoded together in the Kineosporiaceae bacterium genome:
- a CDS encoding VTT domain-containing protein has product MTEWLLALVPTYGAWLLAGVTFLSALALPVPCSILMIAAGGFAAVGELSLAAAAAAALAGAISGDQTGYLMARRGGGALAQRLASRAAPLARAKDLLERRGGAAVFLSRWLVSALGPYVNFAAGAANQPWLVFTVWGVLGELVWVTLYLGVGYYFAGNLEAASSMAVELLGMLAAGTLAAGLTWWLISTLRSEQDARA; this is encoded by the coding sequence ATGACCGAGTGGCTGCTGGCGCTGGTGCCCACCTACGGCGCGTGGCTGCTGGCGGGGGTGACGTTCTTGTCAGCACTCGCGCTTCCGGTTCCCTGCTCCATCCTGATGATCGCCGCGGGAGGCTTCGCCGCCGTCGGTGAGTTGTCGCTCGCGGCCGCAGCAGCCGCAGCCCTGGCCGGTGCCATCTCCGGTGACCAGACCGGGTACCTGATGGCGCGGCGAGGCGGCGGCGCCCTCGCCCAGCGATTGGCTTCTCGTGCAGCACCACTGGCCAGGGCGAAAGACCTGCTCGAGCGGCGCGGCGGCGCGGCGGTGTTCCTCTCGCGGTGGCTGGTCTCGGCGCTCGGGCCGTACGTCAACTTTGCTGCCGGAGCCGCCAACCAGCCGTGGCTCGTCTTCACCGTCTGGGGCGTGCTCGGCGAACTGGTCTGGGTCACGCTGTACCTCGGGGTCGGTTACTACTTCGCCGGCAACCTCGAGGCGGCGTCGTCCATGGCCGTCGAACTGCTCGGGATGCTGGCCGCCGGCACCCTGGCCGCCGGATTGACCTGGTGGTTGATCAGCACCCTGCGATCCGAACAGGACGCCAGGGCGTGA
- a CDS encoding CotH kinase family protein — protein MTLQDLCNAFYAVDNVVTVRITMAPADWDALKAAEPHGGFCNFQFTGERFDWFHATSVEISGTALPGGPQSFVDVGISKKSFCGSFSKTKPSLRLNFSRFTDHEDAIEALIGTQYVTLHNSVQDASYIRQPLGYELFRLAGMPHSRCNIARVIVNGEDQGTYVNCEPVRKRHIQNTFGNDEGNLYEIEAGEDLTEAMVTAGRLTHQGFSDVEDGSDLLLAAQRIAAGPAAAAEVVYLPSFQRFYAMETLLKHWDGYTSNANNAYVYNDVIPIAAPDVAHVHLKFIPWGLDQILQPATSFNLDDDSVLARLVRQDPTLLDGVRAQITDLLNTVFSRDSIEGVILPYIARLETALAISGATGLAGELETVRDQVRLVRSGGLLLTAIPRDKALALVERGTQQCAHASQTETIGQHQEVYHHALSSSRSDRWFVRDLVTGHELVNEKFGTFLHASTQILTAGGNPNVYAFRFTPSDGNAFVLTPRDVESPFKLSGYLTLRAAQSGLFVRYSTTDLTGAGNPQVHLAPPAQATVLRLY, from the coding sequence ATGACGCTCCAGGACCTGTGCAACGCCTTCTACGCCGTCGACAACGTCGTCACCGTGCGGATCACCATGGCACCCGCCGACTGGGACGCGTTGAAGGCCGCTGAACCGCACGGTGGCTTCTGCAACTTCCAGTTCACCGGTGAGCGCTTCGACTGGTTCCACGCCACCTCGGTCGAGATCTCGGGCACCGCCCTGCCCGGTGGCCCGCAGTCCTTCGTCGACGTCGGCATCTCGAAAAAGTCGTTCTGTGGCTCGTTCAGCAAGACCAAACCCTCACTGCGGCTGAACTTCTCGCGGTTCACCGACCACGAGGACGCCATCGAGGCCCTGATCGGCACCCAGTACGTCACGCTGCACAACAGCGTTCAGGATGCCTCCTACATCCGGCAGCCGCTGGGCTACGAACTCTTCCGGCTGGCGGGCATGCCGCACTCGCGGTGCAACATCGCCCGGGTGATCGTCAACGGTGAGGATCAGGGCACCTACGTCAACTGTGAACCGGTGCGCAAGCGGCACATCCAGAACACGTTCGGCAACGACGAGGGCAACCTCTACGAGATCGAGGCCGGTGAGGATCTGACGGAGGCCATGGTCACCGCCGGGCGCCTCACTCACCAAGGCTTCTCGGACGTCGAGGACGGCTCGGACCTGCTGCTGGCCGCCCAGCGCATCGCCGCCGGGCCGGCCGCCGCGGCCGAGGTGGTCTACCTGCCGAGTTTCCAGCGGTTCTACGCCATGGAGACCCTGCTGAAGCACTGGGACGGCTACACCAGCAACGCCAACAATGCCTACGTCTACAACGACGTGATCCCGATCGCCGCCCCGGATGTCGCGCACGTCCACCTGAAGTTCATCCCGTGGGGTCTGGATCAGATCCTGCAACCCGCGACGTCCTTCAACCTGGACGACGACAGTGTGCTCGCCCGGCTGGTGCGCCAGGACCCGACGTTGCTGGACGGCGTCCGGGCGCAGATCACCGACCTGTTGAACACCGTGTTCTCTCGCGACTCGATCGAGGGTGTGATCCTGCCGTACATCGCCCGGCTGGAGACGGCCCTGGCGATCTCGGGTGCCACCGGGCTGGCCGGCGAGCTCGAGACGGTCCGCGACCAGGTCAGGCTGGTGCGATCGGGCGGCCTGCTGCTCACGGCCATCCCGCGGGACAAGGCCCTGGCGCTGGTCGAACGCGGCACCCAGCAGTGCGCCCACGCCAGTCAGACCGAGACCATCGGCCAGCACCAGGAGGTCTACCACCACGCCCTGTCCAGCTCGCGCTCGGACCGCTGGTTCGTCCGCGACCTCGTCACCGGGCACGAGTTGGTCAACGAGAAGTTCGGCACCTTCCTGCACGCCAGCACCCAGATCCTGACCGCCGGCGGCAACCCGAATGTGTACGCCTTCCGGTTCACGCCCTCGGACGGCAACGCCTTCGTGCTGACCCCGCGGGATGTGGAGAGCCCCTTCAAACTCAGCGGCTACCTCACCCTGCGCGCAGCGCAGTCGGGGTTGTTCGTGCGCTACAGCACCACCGATCTGACCGGTGCCGGCAACCCCCAGGTGCACCTGGCTCCGCCGGCGCAGGCCACGGTGCTGCGGCTGTACTGA
- a CDS encoding GNAT family N-acetyltransferase yields MEILVDPLTGPEIAAFLAEHTAELRAITPPESTHTLDLDDLRTGGATVWSAYDEGCLVGCGALKPLDAHHAELKSMRTARSHARRGIASALVAHILDQARARGFTRVSLETGSEEFFAPARALYARHGFVECDPFGPYRPDPLSTFMTRTLD; encoded by the coding sequence GTGGAGATCCTCGTCGACCCGCTGACCGGCCCCGAGATCGCGGCGTTCCTGGCCGAGCACACCGCCGAACTGCGTGCGATCACCCCGCCAGAGAGCACCCACACCCTCGACCTGGACGACCTGCGCACCGGCGGCGCCACCGTCTGGTCGGCGTACGACGAGGGCTGCCTCGTCGGCTGCGGAGCGCTCAAACCGCTCGACGCCCACCACGCCGAGCTCAAGTCGATGCGGACGGCCCGCAGCCACGCCCGTCGCGGCATCGCCAGCGCCCTGGTGGCCCACATCCTCGACCAGGCTCGCGCGCGAGGGTTCACCCGGGTGAGCCTCGAGACCGGCTCGGAGGAGTTCTTCGCCCCGGCGCGCGCCCTCTACGCCCGCCACGGCTTCGTCGAGTGCGATCCCTTCGGCCCCTACCGCCCCGACCCCTTGAGCACGTTCATGACCCGCACCCTCGACTGA
- a CDS encoding helix-turn-helix transcriptional regulator codes for MSEQVHNRIAMLRAERGVSRRDLAAALGVHYQTVGYLERGEYSPSLHLALRIAAFFDVPVEVVFSTEPFPLLGSGRAG; via the coding sequence GTGTCCGAACAGGTTCACAACCGGATCGCCATGTTGCGTGCCGAGCGCGGCGTCTCGCGGCGCGACCTCGCCGCCGCGTTGGGGGTGCACTACCAGACCGTGGGGTACCTGGAACGGGGCGAGTACTCCCCCAGCCTGCACCTGGCGCTGCGGATCGCGGCGTTCTTCGACGTGCCCGTCGAGGTGGTGTTCTCGACCGAGCCGTTCCCGTTGTTGGGCAGTGGTCGCGCCGGGTGA